The sequence below is a genomic window from Curtobacterium sp. MCPF17_002.
TGCCGAGCCGGACCTGGCGCGCGTACCCGCCGAACTCCTGCCCGAGGGTGACCGGGGTGGCGTCCATGAGGTGCGTGCGGCCGGACTTCACCGCGTCGGCCCACAGCGTGGCCTTCGCCTCGAGCGACTCGGCGAGGTGCTCGAGTGCGGGGACGAGCGTGCGGATGAGTGCTTCGGTCACGGCGACGTGCACCGACGTCGGGAACACGTCGTTGGAGGACTGCGAGGCGTTCACGTGGTCGTTCGGGTGCACCGCGGTACCGGCGATGTCCGACGCGAGCGTCGCGAGGACCTCGTTCATGTTCATGTTCGACGAGGTGCCGCTGCCGGTCTGGTACACGTCGACCGGGAACTGGTCGTGGTGCTCCCCGGCGATGATCGCGTCCGCCGCCTTCGCCACGGCGTCCGCCAGCGCCGGCTCGACGATGCCGAGCTCGCCGTTGACGATCGCCGCCGCCCGCTTGATGCGGGCGAGGGCCACGATCTGCGCCGACTCGAGCCCGCTGCCCGAGATCGGGAAGTTCTCCACCGCCCGCTGCGTCTGGGCGCGGTAGAGCGCCGACTTCGGCACCCGGACCTCGCCCATCGTGTCGTGCTCGATGCGGTAGTCGCCGTCGGTCGCGGTGCTCGGGGTGGTGTCGGTCACGTCGTCGTGGTCCTTCCTGGGGTGTTCGCCGGCCGCGGTCGCGCCGGCTGGTGTGGTGTCCCGGTGGCGGGGTGGCCGCTGGTGTCCGGGACGGTCGTCGTGTCGGTCGGTCAGGCCTGGCCCACGACGGTGTCGATGGCGACCTCGCCCGTGGAGAGGTCGTAGGTCGCGCCGACGACGGCCAATCTACCCTCGGCGATCGCGTGGGAGACTGCGCCGGAGCGTTCGATCACCTGGCGCAGGGTGGCCTCGAGGTGTGCGGCCCCGACCGATTCCTGCGGCACATCGGCGTGGACGGCGCGGACGCGCTCGACGCTCGGGGCGATGGCGTCCACGAGGGCCTGCAGGTGCGGGGCGGGGACGGGCTCGCCGGAGCGTGCGGCCGCGACGGCACCACACCGGGTGTGGCGGAGCACGACGACGAGGGGGGTGCCGAGCGCCACCACGGCGAACTCGATCGACCCGAGCACGACGTCGTCGACGATCTGACCGGCGTTCCGGATGGCGAAGAGGTCACCGATGCCGGCGTCGAAGACGTGCTCGAACGGCACGCGCGAGTCGGAGCAGCCGAGGACGGTCGCGAACGGCGCCTGCGAGCCCGTCAGCTCGGTGCGGCGGTCGGGGTCGATCCGGCCGGTGCGGCGCTTGTCCGAGGCGAACCGTGCGTTGCCCTCGACGAGCAGACGGAGGGCGTCGGACGGGGTGAAGGCGGCGCGGTCGGGCATGGGACTCCTGGAGGCTGATCGGGGCGGGTCGAGCGTGATCGGGTCGGTGGGGGTGCTCGTCAGCTCGTGAACTGCTTGCTGACCGCCGTCGCGACCGTGCGGAACGACGACGCGTTCGCGGTGCCGGACAGGACGACGGTGCTCGTGCCGAACGTGGACACGAGCGAGTACGCCTGGTTGCCGGCGTCGTCACCCTCGGCACGGCGGTCGTACACGGTCCACTTCGTGCCGGCGATCGTGCGCGTGCCGGTGGCCGCGTGCTGGTCGAGCTGGTTCGAGACCCAGGTGTCGTTCGCCTTGATGCCCTGCTGCAGCCCGATGTACTGCTTGTCGGGGGTGATCAGGCCGACGGTCCAGACGCTCACGCCGTCGCTCGTCTTGTCCTTGTAGTCGGCACGGTTCGACGAGTACCCCTCGGGCAGGGCGGGTGCGGCGAGCGTGACGCCCGGCACCTTCGCCTGCGACGCCACCTGGCGGTAGTCCACCGCTCGGTCGACGACCGTCGTGTCGGGTCGGACGACGACCGCGACGAGGAACAGCACGATGCCGAGCGAGGCGATCAGCGCGATGACGAGGTTGAACGCCGTCTGGTGCTGCCGCCGAGCCGTGCGAGCGGCGTCCTTCCGGGCCCAGGTTTCCTCTGCCGTTTCGGGACGACCGAGTTCGGCGACGATCGGCCGGCCGTCGGGGTCGGTCATCGGGGTGCGCCGTCCTCGGACTCGGAGGCGGCACGGGCGGCGTCGAGCCGTGCGCGTGCGCCGACGAGCCACTCTTCGCACCGGGCGGCCAGTGCTTCGCCGCGCTCCCACAGCGACAGGGAGCGTTCGAGCGTCGCGGAGCCCTGCTCGAGCTCGGCGACGACGCGCACGAGTTCGTCGCGCGCGGCCTCGTAGCTCAGTGACCGGACGTCGGACTGCTCGGGTTCCTGCTGGGATGACACCCCTCGATCCTACCGAGCGGCCACCGACGTGCGGGCACACCGGGGAACCTGTGCAGAACCGGGCGCCGCGTAGGGTCGCGTGCATGACGGACCTGCCCGCCGGTGCGACCTGGTACCCGGCCCCGACGACCCCGGCCCCGACGGCCCCGATCACGACGACCCTGGCCCCGACGGCCCCGACGGCCCCGACGGCCCCGACCCCCGACCGGCCGTCCCTCGCCCTCGTCCTGCCCGGCGGCGGCTACCGGCACCACGCCCCGCACGAGGGCGAGGGCTACGCCCGCTGGCTGAACACCCTCGGGATCTCCGCCGTCGTCTTCACCTACCCGGTCGCACCGCACCGCCACCCGGAGGCGGTGGTGGCGACCAGGACGCTCCTCCGTGACCTGCGTACCGGGGTCCACACGGGCCTCCCGTCCGACCCACGCGTCCTGCTGATCGGGTCGTCGGCGGGCGGCCACCTCGCCACCCTCGTCTCCAACGCGCCGACGCCGGACGAACGTGCGGTGTCGGACGTCGACGACCGGCCCGACGCGACCCTCCTCTGCTACCCGGTGGTCTCGATGACCGACCACCCGCACCGGGGGAGCGTCGACAGTCTGCTGGGCAAGGGGTCGACGGTGTGGGCGCAGTCCGCACTCGACGGCGAGGAGCTCGTCGACGACCGCACACCACCGACCTTCGTGTGGCACACGGCGGAGGACGCCGTCGTCCACGTGACGCACTCCCTCGCGTACGGACGGGCGCTCGCGCGGCACCTGGTGCCGTTCGAACTGCACGTCTTCGAGCGGGGCGAGCACGGCATCGGCCTCGCCGAGGGGGCCGGCACGGCGGCCGCCTGGCCCGGCGCAGCCGAGCGCTGGCTGCGCGAACGCGGCTGGTGAGCCGCGGGCCGCAGTGTCAGGCCCGGCCGGACCCGGTCGGGCCCGGCCGGACCCGGCCGGACCCCGGCCGACCCGGCGGGGGCCCGCCGGGTCCGGCTTCACGCCCCGTCTGGCCCCGGCCCGTCCGGCTCGAGCGTCCCCGTCGCCGTCCCCGCTCCGAGCGTGACGTGCACGGGCGTCGCACCGACCAGGTCCTCCGAGCTGCGCACGACCCCGCCGTCCGTCGTCTGCACGATGGCGTACCCGCGGCGCAGCGTGTCCCGCGGCGACAGCGACCGCAGCCGGGCGGTGAGGTGCCCGACGTCGGCGTGGGATCGCTCGAGCCGCCGGTCGAGCATCTCCCGGGCGCGTGAGAGGTCCCGCGCCACCTCTTCGGCGCGGGTGTCGACGAGCCACGCGGTGGACGCGAGGGCGGGCCGGGAACGCAGCGCGGCGATCCGGTCGGCCTCGACCGAGAGCATGTGGGACAGCCGGAGCCCGAGTCGTGCCCGCGCGGCGCGGACGTTCGCGAGTTCCTCGGCGACGTCGGGGACCACCCGCTTCGCCGCGTCGGTCGGGGTCGAGGCGCGGAGGTCGGCGACCTCGTCGAGGATCGGCCGGTCCGCCTCGTGCCCGATCGCCGACACGATCGGCGTGGCCGAACCCGCCGCGGCACGGACGAGTCCCTCGTCGCTGAAGCCGAGCAGGTTCTGGAAGTCGCCACCGCCGCGCGCGACGATGATGACGTCGACGTCCGGGTCGGCATCGAGCTCGAGGATGGCGGCGGTGACCTCGGCGACGGTCCGTTCACCCTGCACGGCCGTGTGGATCGTCCGGAACTCGACCTGCGGCCAGCGCAGTTGCGCGTTCCGCTTGACGTCCTTCTCGGCGTCGGAGTCCTTGCCGGTGATGAGTCCGATCCGGTGCGGCAGGAACGGCAGGCGCTTCTTGCGGGCCGGGTCGAACAGGCCTTCGTCGGCGAGGGTCCGCCGCAGCCGCTCGAGCCGTTCCAACAGGTCGCCGAGGCCGACGTGCTTCATCTCGACGACCTGCATCGTCAGCGAGCCGCCCTTGACCCAGTAGTTCGGCTTGACCGCAGCGACGACGCGGTCGCCCTGCTTGATGTCCGCGGGCACCCGGGTGCGGACGCTCGACCAGATCGAGAACGACACCGTGGCGTCGACCTCGACGTCCTTGAGCTTGCCGTAGACGTTGCCGCCTGCGACGTTCCACTGGGTGATCTCGCCCTCGACCCAGGCGGTGCCGAGCCGGTCGATCCAGTCCCGCAGCTTCGCGCCGAGCAGCGCGACGGGCCACGGGTTGTCGGCCGTCGGTGGTCCCTGTTCGATCGCCATGGTGCTCCTCCTGCTGGTGCCGTCCAATCCTGCCGGAAACCAGCGACACCGGCCCGCGCGCACGCCCAGCCGCCGTGCGATCTGCTCACCTATCATCGGGGACGTGACGATCACCAACGGCCACACGGTCCCGCTCGCCCCGCCGCGGGTCCTCGCGGCGCGCGGCCGCCTGCGGGACGAGCCGGTCGCGGGCACGAAGAAGGTCCTGCTCGCAGCCCCTCGCGGCTACTGCGCCGGCGTCGACCGTGCGGTCGTGGCCGTCGAGAAGGCGCTCGAGCAGTACGGCGAACCGGTCTACGTCCGCAAGCAGATCGTCCACAACGTCCACGTCGTGTCGACGCTCGAGCAGCGGGGCGCGGTGTTCGTCGACGACGTCGCCGAGGTCCCGCGCGGCTCCCACGTGGTCTTCAGCGCGCACGGCGTCTCGCCGGCGGTGGTGGCCGGGGCAGCCGACCGTGACTTGCACGCCATCGATGCCACCTGCCCGCTCGTCACGAAGGTCCACCGCGAGGCCACCCGCTTCGCGAAGGCCGAGCGCACCATCATCCTCATCGGACACACCGGTCACGAGGAGGTCGAGGGCACGATGGGCCACGCGCCCGACCGCACGATCCTGGTGAACGGGCCGGAGGACGTCGCCGCCCTCGAGGTACCGGACCCGGACAACCTGGTCTGGCTGTCGCAGACCACGCTGAGCGTCGACGAGACGATGGAGACCGTCAGGCTGCTGCGCGAGAAGTTCCCCACGATCGAGAACCCGCCCTCGGACGACATCTGCTACGCCACCCAGAACCGTCAGGTCGCGATCAAGAAGGTCGCCCCCGCCGCCGATCTGGTGATCGTCGTCGGCTCCGCGAACTCGTCGAACAGC
It includes:
- a CDS encoding carbonic anhydrase, giving the protein MPDRAAFTPSDALRLLVEGNARFASDKRRTGRIDPDRRTELTGSQAPFATVLGCSDSRVPFEHVFDAGIGDLFAIRNAGQIVDDVVLGSIEFAVVALGTPLVVVLRHTRCGAVAAARSGEPVPAPHLQALVDAIAPSVERVRAVHADVPQESVGAAHLEATLRQVIERSGAVSHAIAEGRLAVVGATYDLSTGEVAIDTVVGQA
- a CDS encoding DUF4245 domain-containing protein — protein: MTDPDGRPIVAELGRPETAEETWARKDAARTARRQHQTAFNLVIALIASLGIVLFLVAVVVRPDTTVVDRAVDYRQVASQAKVPGVTLAAPALPEGYSSNRADYKDKTSDGVSVWTVGLITPDKQYIGLQQGIKANDTWVSNQLDQHAATGTRTIAGTKWTVYDRRAEGDDAGNQAYSLVSTFGTSTVVLSGTANASSFRTVATAVSKQFTS
- a CDS encoding exodeoxyribonuclease VII small subunit, whose translation is MSSQQEPEQSDVRSLSYEAARDELVRVVAELEQGSATLERSLSLWERGEALAARCEEWLVGARARLDAARAASESEDGAPR
- a CDS encoding alpha/beta hydrolase, whose translation is MTDLPAGATWYPAPTTPAPTAPITTTLAPTAPTAPTAPTPDRPSLALVLPGGGYRHHAPHEGEGYARWLNTLGISAVVFTYPVAPHRHPEAVVATRTLLRDLRTGVHTGLPSDPRVLLIGSSAGGHLATLVSNAPTPDERAVSDVDDRPDATLLCYPVVSMTDHPHRGSVDSLLGKGSTVWAQSALDGEELVDDRTPPTFVWHTAEDAVVHVTHSLAYGRALARHLVPFELHVFERGEHGIGLAEGAGTAAAWPGAAERWLRERGW
- the xseA gene encoding exodeoxyribonuclease VII large subunit; its protein translation is MAIEQGPPTADNPWPVALLGAKLRDWIDRLGTAWVEGEITQWNVAGGNVYGKLKDVEVDATVSFSIWSSVRTRVPADIKQGDRVVAAVKPNYWVKGGSLTMQVVEMKHVGLGDLLERLERLRRTLADEGLFDPARKKRLPFLPHRIGLITGKDSDAEKDVKRNAQLRWPQVEFRTIHTAVQGERTVAEVTAAILELDADPDVDVIIVARGGGDFQNLLGFSDEGLVRAAAGSATPIVSAIGHEADRPILDEVADLRASTPTDAAKRVVPDVAEELANVRAARARLGLRLSHMLSVEADRIAALRSRPALASTAWLVDTRAEEVARDLSRAREMLDRRLERSHADVGHLTARLRSLSPRDTLRRGYAIVQTTDGGVVRSSEDLVGATPVHVTLGAGTATGTLEPDGPGPDGA
- a CDS encoding 4-hydroxy-3-methylbut-2-enyl diphosphate reductase — its product is MTNGHTVPLAPPRVLAARGRLRDEPVAGTKKVLLAAPRGYCAGVDRAVVAVEKALEQYGEPVYVRKQIVHNVHVVSTLEQRGAVFVDDVAEVPRGSHVVFSAHGVSPAVVAGAADRDLHAIDATCPLVTKVHREATRFAKAERTIILIGHTGHEEVEGTMGHAPDRTILVNGPEDVAALEVPDPDNLVWLSQTTLSVDETMETVRLLREKFPTIENPPSDDICYATQNRQVAIKKVAPAADLVIVVGSANSSNSVRLVEVALEHGARAAHRVDYASEIEQEWLDGVRTVGVTSGASVPEALVTEVLEQLADAGYGTVEEVVTAHEDLMFSLPKELRTDASGNPTRGLGGRHR